The genomic segment aaatattaggagaaaaataattttaaagataataatattcactataccatttatttattttaatgaaatttgtttatttttaccTTGTTATATATTTGTATCTATCCTACCTCTTTTTTTCTATCAAACATAgctaaaaagatatttaaccatacctgtaaaaataaataaataaataaaaatatctaaaaatgataaatattatgatttattatCTATTgatactataaaataatttacatatttGAGACCATTAGACTCTTTTTATAATCATAGTTAGGCTTGACCCTTTTTCcgtaatataatataaattaaaatgctTAAAACCCGACACGCattaatactaaaatttaattaaaatataacaatactgataatataaatttaaaatgttattaacttttaaattgtcGTGCAACTACAAATTAGTCTTAGAAAGATAATTTAACAACGATAATGGACTTTTTTAGAGTGaatacaaaaacaagaaaatagagAATGGTGTAGACACATTGTCTAAGCAACATGACAGTGTCCTTTTTTTGAGGTGAAGTTGTAGATGCCATTTCAAAAGAAACAACCACCATCCCTTACTCCAACTGCAACAAAAGTATCACTACAATCAGGGAAATAGAATCCGTTTATCACTCATGGCTTAATCTGATTTTCCAACTCCAACAACTAaaccaaaatttttatatttatttgatgaagTGACAAGATTTTCTTGCTAAACCTGAATCAGAATTTATTACATCAATTTCAAGAATAACTCTTACAAGACTCATattttaagagttttttttctttttctttattcttctttaacttttccaaataacattttaCTGTTATAACTGAAGGTCGTGagaacattttattattataattgaaggTCCTATTTAAGATGCAGAATCTAAATTCCATGTCTAACCGTGTCTTATAGAACCTAAATCTTAACTTATGACACTTTTATTAGATATACTTAGGAAAAAACATGTGACTACTGTATaggtttaactttttttctaaaacaagaaaacataagaaaaaaatcaaacaaatttctttataaattaaaactaattaataaaagttcttatattgatttattcaaagttaatttaaaaattaaacttaattttctgtatgaaattatttttatctcaagaACATTAACAAAAGAAATGTCACAGTACAATCTTCAACACTCAACTTCAAGTTAgtagtttgtaattgaaatgaATTTCGGAAATAGACAAATCTTTGTTTATGCTTTAAGATTAAACATTCATGGGTCAGTCAATATGTAAGACATATAAAACCCACCCATACGCCTTCAAATAATTTAGACTTCTGCTGAACTAGGCCAGAATCCTTAGCAGTTTCCACAAGGCCCTTCTTACCACCACTGATCACTTATTCAAACGTCGACAAGTTCAAATGCAAAATCTTTTAAATCACTACACCGAGGAAAGTGTTATCATCATGTTACTGAGATGAAGTTTCCTCCTTCTTATCAGACAGATTccttaaaaagaaaatgcaaactTCATCAGTAAACAGTATATCCAGCAGTCCATTGagctaaaaataaatatatgacaATGAATAAAAGACCGGTTCAAATATTGCGAAAAGGAGCACCCCACATTACATAAACAATTACAGAGAAAGAGATATTCTTAATCACACTCTTCTTACATTAGGATTAGACAAAACTTACGTGACTCCCACTAAAATACACGAGCTCTACGTAGTAAGAAATACTGGTGATGTGTATCAACGTCTATGTAACATGGATTCGGACACAAACGATTCGACACGTGTAGTTCCAAATGTAGAATATAAGAACACAAATGCATATAgtaaatattatgaattatttaatttaacaagcaatatttatatactaaaaaatcatctataaacaaagataatcaaatataataatctaAACATATTGTCatctaatataaaaatgaatctAATTTACCTGTCCAATAtccaaaaagtgaaaaatagtAATCATAtgatatttgttctttatttaGATAATCATAATAGAAATTTATGCAATAAATTTACAAATTCAtggattttaagaaaattattgtttttccATTGGAGTTTGAAGTGGACAATTCACTGGTACGTGTCATAAAAGTGTCGTATCCAGGGTGTTCGATACCAGTCGAACACAAGGACACACCATTTGTGAAGTGTGTCCGAGCTTCATAGGTCAGAGTATTTCTAGGAGTTCACACTATTCAAGTAGAGATTGAAGTCGtaataaatcataataaatcaAGAGCATGgtcattttcaaatattttcattgCACAAAGTATGGCCAATTAATATTAGGCCTAATTTCCTAGTAGAGCTTGTTAATTGAAGAAGCTTTTACAAACACCACACCCAAAGAGAGTCCCTGGTGACGATCTATAAAAATACAAGAGGAATGCATAACAAATACAAGTTAAAATAGCATTTGTAATTGCAGAGGGCAGCAAATAATAGAATAGAATAAAAACATAGTAATTTAGTTTCGCTAATATGCAAGCTGCTTACCCCTCTGCCCTTGCCCATCGAGAGAATTGATAAAGTTGAACAGTTTCATTTGAGGCATGACAAACAAAAAGTAGATAATTGCGTGGCTGTACCATCCATGCAAATCTCATGAACAATGCTGAATAGATACACATTGCTGCAGCATTAACAACAAACAATAGATGCAATAAGCAACCGACTGGGAAAAGGTTTCAAGA from the Vigna angularis cultivar LongXiaoDou No.4 chromosome 3, ASM1680809v1, whole genome shotgun sequence genome contains:
- the LOC108325021 gene encoding mitochondrial pyruvate carrier 1 isoform X1; translation: MASFRAFWNSPMGPKTTHFWGPVANWGFVAAGLADMKKPPEMISGNMTGAMCIYSALFMRFAWMVQPRNYLLFVCHASNETVQLYQFSRWARAEGNLSDKKEETSSQ